The DNA sequence CTGCACGCAGAGACCATCGTTGTGACAGCTTGCCTGGCCCACATCCCAGCCCAGTGTGTCCCTGAGAAAGGCTAGCAGGGACGTGCTGTTATTTGCCTTGGCACAGGCAGGACTCAAGGAGGCCACAGTgggaggctgccagagctctgtgaagGGGGTCTCTCCCTCCCCACATGGAGGCAGGGATCTGGCAGGCATGGTTCAGCCGTGTGTGACAtgatggaattttggggcaaaGGCTTCCTTCGTGTCAGTGAGGAGGTAAAGTaaggacagggcagctcctgtgctgctgggaacaGCTGTGGGTTGGTGATAAGGCCGTGAGAAAATCCGGGGAGTCCCAGCAGGGCTTTGCTACTTTAAGCAAGAACAAACAGTGcaaaatgctgcagctggggcagaaaCATTCAGTGCCCCATTGGAGGCTGAGAGCGTGGAGccagggacaccctggggatggATGAGGGCTGGCACTGCACCAGGCAGGATGCCACACCCTGTGGAGACAGGCAGGGGGGACTTGTCCCCCATCTGCAGGAGGGTCCTCATTAGAGGGGACTTGGTGTCCTTTGCTCCCTGGGTGTTGCAGCAAGGCTGAGCATGTGTTCCTTTGCGCCTATGCATGGCCAgccacccagggctgggcaggcagggcacagcaccCACAGAAACTCTCCCAGGCATGGGCAGCATGGATGGTCTGATCCTGCCTCTCCTCTCACGCTGCTCAGAATTGACATCTGCTAGTGAACTGTGTATGTGTAGATTTGCATGCGTACACACTATCTGTGTATGCTCCTGTGTACATCCAATATGGGTGTCTCCAGAGGCAGGAATTAATCTATCCAGTAGCTGGCTTCtagctgaggagcagcacaacACCTGGTCCTTGGCATTTCCCCTATTTCATTAAGCTGGGTGGTTTGAAGgtaggcagggctggcaggatgGGAGCAAAGCATGCAGGCAGGCTCAGGTCTTGAATTTTTTGTCTTGGGACTGTCCAGCTGTGGGCTTCTGCAGCCAGGTTTTCCCTGATGAAGGagtgcagcccagctggctccttgcCCACCCTGCTTCAGCCATCACGGCActcttgcagcagcagcatgctCAGCTGTGGGGCTGGTGGTCTCCCTGAGCATCACATGCCCCAGCAGAGCGGGGTGCTGTGGGCCCAGGGAGGAatgggtgctgctgtgccatgTGCTGTTTACTGTTCAGGCTATAAGGCAGCTTTGTTCTTCTCCTCAGGACACTCTGAATAACAACTCTCTGGGGAAAAAGCACAGTTGGCAGGAGCGGGTGTCCCGGTCATCGTCCCCTCTGAAAACGGGTGAGTTCTCAGGGTTTTGGCCGGGGTCAGCTCCTTGCACCCTTTCATGGTGCTCAGGAGCCTGAGGCAAgtggtgctggagcaggaggttgGGGAAAACGTGCCACATGGATGCAGGGTGCATGTCCGTCTTGCTCTCTACAATTACCTGAAGGGAGATTGTTAGTGAGCTGGGAGTTGTTCTCTTCTCCCAAATAACAAAGAGCAGGAtagttgcaccaggggaggtctAGGTTGGACATTAGAAAAAATTTCTTTGTTGAAATGTTGAACAAGCATTGGAAAAGGGAAGTGCTGGAATTACGATCCCCTGAAATATGGAAAATTGTGTAGATGTGGTGCTTAGAGACATGGTTTAATGGTGGGCTTGACAGTGTTAATACTTAGACTTGAGAATCTTACAGGTCCTTTCCAACttaattgattctgtgattctgtgagtttGGGTGACATCCCTGGACACCTTCCCCATCAGGGAGCATTCCCTCTGTGTGGCTGTCTactctgctctcctctccccACAGGTGAGCAGACCCCTCCCCATGACCACGTTTGCCTGAGTGATGAGGTCAATCACCAAAACAGCACAACCTCCACCAAAGACCGGGGCACATCCACGGAGAGCCCGTGCCGGCGCACAGCAGCCACGCAGATGGCCCCAGCCTGCGTTGCCTCATCCCGGCCGCCCGAGAAGCACCAGGCCCCCAGCCGGGCCCCACCGCATGGTGCCAGCGTCGTGGTGGTGACCAGGGGCCCCGAGGCCCACCGGGACCGCATCCGCTACCAGACGGATGTGAGGCTGGAGGCCACGGAGGAGATCTACCTGACACCCGTGCAGAAGAACTCGGACCCCCTGGAGAATGACAAGCCGTTCCTGTCCCAGTCCAGTGAGAACCGCATGTCCATCAGCTCCGACATCGACACCTCCGGCTactcagccctggcagggaaaacCAACCCCTCCATCAGCGAGGAGGATGAGGTGCTGGACTACCTGTCCTCCCCTGACAAGACAAACCTGCCCAGGGCCTCCTGTGGTGGCGGGAGTGGTGGCTCCCGGCCGGGGCACAGCCTTCAGAGAGCCTCTGTGAGTTCGGACACCAGTGCCCTCTCCTATGACTCTGTCAAATACACACTGGTGGTGGATGAGAAcgtgcagctggagctggtcAGCCTCAAGCAGTGCTACTCGGGCTACAGCGATGAGAGCGACTCGGCCACGGTCTACGACAATTGCATCTCGTCACCCTATGAGTCTGCCATCGGCGAGGAGTATGAGGAGGATGCGCTGAAGCGTGACTCAGTCTGCCTCTCTGAGGACTCCACCCCCGAGGCAGACATCCACTTCTCCAAGAAGTTCCTCAATGTCTTCATGAGTGGTCGGGCACGCTCCTCCAGTgagtgctgggcacaggggaaGGTGGGCTGgtggctgcctgccctggcagccctgcctgTCTCTGGTACGTGCTCAGGAGATAGGAAGCTACCAGCAGACCTCAGCCCCAGTTCTGCTTGCTGCAGCCTGTGGCTTTGTTCCTGGTGGTCCAGGAGGCATGGTGGGGCTTGGAAAAGTGTTATGAGTGTCTGGTGTGGCTGGCAGTAGGTGTTTGAGGCTGCATTGAGGTATGCCCCAGATATGGCCATGCTGAGGGGGAGGCTGAGTGAGCTCACAGGGGGGCATCATATTCCTGGCATGCCACACTCCTCTCCAAGCCCATAAGAGCACTGTTGGCATGCTCCAGCAGGCAGGGTTTCCCACGGTGTGGCTGGTCTCACGCTGGTGTCACAGCTGTTTGTGTTGGTGTAGGGAGGCCTTGTTCCCAGCAGGGACTGATGGGCACCAGCGCAGCAGCTTCAGCCATGTCTCTCTCCTGTGGCATCACAGGACTTTTCCCTGTGAGAGTTTTTCTTGGATGAACCATCCTGCAGGAGCCTCAGCAGATGGCCTGGCCCATGTCCTTCTCTTGGCTGTGATGCTGATCCCTCAATGCTGACATGTTCTCCTCTGCCTTTGTCCCCAGGTGCTGAGTCCTTTGGGTTGTTCTCCTGCATGATCAAcggggaggagcaggagcagactCACCGTGCTGTCTTTAGGTGAGCTTGCAGGCACAGGCAGTGTACCCAGCCTCTATCAGGGGAAAGCTGGTTCTGCGCTCCCACCAAGGGGCCAGCACAAACTCCAGTGTTTCTGGTGTGGGAAGCCCTGGGGAACAAACCTGTAGCCTGTAGCTCCATGCCCTGCCCAGGAGCAACATTTGCCCAAGCTGCTGCATGGGCAAGACCTCCACGTGCAGTCAGGgcctctgaggagcagctggggtggTGCAATAGGGGATACCCTTGCATTAGGTGTGAGGATGCTGCTGCCTGTTGAGGCCAAAACTCCTCCAGTGCTTTATTTAGCATGTCAGGTCCCCATGGCtaccagggcactgccagggttgTGGGGGTGCCCCAGCAGTGTGCCAGTGAGAAGGGCACCAGCACTGCTAGCCAGCCAGCTGCTAGTGCCTCTGTGCCCAGGTTTGTGCCTCGCCACGCGGacgagctggagctggaggtggaTGATCCTTTGCTGGTGGAGGTGCAGGCAGAAGATTATTGGTATGAGGCCTACAACATGCGCACAGGAGATCGGGGCATCTTCCCTGCCTACTATGCTATTGAGGTCACCAAGGACCCAGACCACGTAACAGGTATGAAGCCTCTGTGCAGGCTGCTGATGCCCCCACATCCTTGTACCACATCCTCCCTGCTGAGCAgtctggtgctgagcaggggGTAGGGGGGAGGACCAAACTAGGCATCCAGCAGGGAGCAATGAGCAGGTTCTGCTGTGATGCTGGGATTTGGTAGCTGGTGTTGAGGGAAGCTTTTCCTGGGCAGGGAAAAGCACAGGGGTGGGAAGGTGGAGAGGGGAGGTGGAGCTCAGCCCACATAGCTGGTCACCAAAGATGATCCCTGCCATGTGCTCTCTCTTGCAGCTCTGGCCAAGAGCAGTGACTGGGTGGACCAGTTTCGGGTGAAGTTCCTCGGCTCCGTGCAGGTTCCCTACCACAAGGGCAATGATGTGCTCTGTGCGGCCATGCAGAAGGTAGTGTCCCACTCCATCCCGGGGAGCAGGAGGGCCTGCTCCATCTGGAAGCAGGGCAGAGCCTCAGTGGGGAACCATCATCACTGCTCACGTGTCCCTCTGCTTTGTCTGTCTCTCTGCAGATTGCCACCACGCGCCGCCTCACTGTGCACTTTAACCCCCCCTCCAGCTG is a window from the Zonotrichia albicollis isolate bZonAlb1 chromosome 6, bZonAlb1.hap1, whole genome shotgun sequence genome containing:
- the MAPK8IP1 gene encoding C-Jun-amino-terminal kinase-interacting protein 1 isoform X4, producing the protein MAEREKGAASPPASSPFLGLHLASPPNFRLTHDISLEEFEDEDLSEITDECGISLHCKESLASRGHVSRAGGAARAAGGGEASRLQAEMLQLDLIDAAGDTPAEEQTAPEPLQKDPPAGTTEVYRPKRPTTLNLFPQVPRSQDTLNNNSLGKKHSWQERVSRSSSPLKTGEQTPPHDHVCLSDEVNHQNSTTSTKDRGTSTESPCRRTAATQMAPACVASSRPPEKHQAPSRAPPHGASVVVVTRGPEAHRDRIRYQTDVRLEATEEIYLTPVQKNSDPLENDKPFLSQSSENRMSISSDIDTSGYSALAGKTNPSISEEDEVLDYLSSPDKTNLPRASCGGGSGGSRPGHSLQRASVSSDTSALSYDSVKYTLVVDENVQLELVSLKQCYSGYSDESDSATVYDNCISSPYESAIGEEYEEDALKRDSVCLSEDSTPEADIHFSKKFLNVFMSGRARSSSAESFGLFSCMINGEEQEQTHRAVFRFVPRHADELELEVDDPLLVEVQAEDYWYEAYNMRTGDRGIFPAYYAIEVTKDPDHVTALAKSSDWVDQFRVKFLGSVQVPYHKGNDVLCAAMQKIATTRRLTVHFNPPSSCVLEISVRGVKIAVKADDSKEHSKVNKCSHFFQLKNISFCGYHPKNNKYFGFITKHPADHRFACHVFVSEESTKPLAESVGRAFQQFYKEYVEYTCPTEDIYLE
- the MAPK8IP1 gene encoding C-Jun-amino-terminal kinase-interacting protein 1 isoform X3 — its product is MQLPLKMESSTEEESWLEDQWEKWLTHDISLEEFEDEDLSEITDECGISLHCKESLASRGHVSRAGGAARAAGGGEASRLQAEMLQLDLIDAAGDTPAEEQTAPEPLQKDPPAGTTEVYRPKRPTTLNLFPQVPRSQDTLNNNSLGKKHSWQERVSRSSSPLKTGEQTPPHDHVCLSDEVNHQNSTTSTKDRGTSTESPCRRTAATQMAPACVASSRPPEKHQAPSRAPPHGASVVVVTRGPEAHRDRIRYQTDVRLEATEEIYLTPVQKNSDPLENDKPFLSQSSENRMSISSDIDTSGYSALAGKTNPSISEEDEVLDYLSSPDKTNLPRASCGGGSGGSRPGHSLQRASVSSDTSALSYDSVKYTLVVDENVQLELVSLKQCYSGYSDESDSATVYDNCISSPYESAIGEEYEEDALKRDSVCLSEDSTPEADIHFSKKFLNVFMSGRARSSSECWAQGKVGWWLPALAALPVSGAESFGLFSCMINGEEQEQTHRAVFRFVPRHADELELEVDDPLLVEVQAEDYWYEAYNMRTGDRGIFPAYYAIEVTKDPDHVTALAKSSDWVDQFRVKFLGSVQVPYHKGNDVLCAAMQKIATTRRLTVHFNPPSSCVLEISVRGVKIAVKADDSKEHSKVNKCSHFFQLKNISFCGYHPKNNKYFGFITKHPADHRFACHVFVSEESTKPLAESVGRAFQQFYKEYVEYTCPTEDIYLE
- the MAPK8IP1 gene encoding C-Jun-amino-terminal kinase-interacting protein 1 isoform X2; this translates as MAEREKGAASPPASSPFLGLHLASPPNFRLTHDISLEEFEDEDLSEITDECGISLHCKESLASRGHVSRAGGAARAAGGGEASRLQAEMLQLDLIDAAGDTPAEEQTAPEPLQKDPPAGTTEVYRPKRPTTLNLFPQVPRSQDTLNNNSLGKKHSWQERVSRSSSPLKTGEQTPPHDHVCLSDEVNHQNSTTSTKDRGTSTESPCRRTAATQMAPACVASSRPPEKHQAPSRAPPHGASVVVVTRGPEAHRDRIRYQTDVRLEATEEIYLTPVQKNSDPLENDKPFLSQSSENRMSISSDIDTSGYSALAGKTNPSISEEDEVLDYLSSPDKTNLPRASCGGGSGGSRPGHSLQRASVSSDTSALSYDSVKYTLVVDENVQLELVSLKQCYSGYSDESDSATVYDNCISSPYESAIGEEYEEDALKRDSVCLSEDSTPEADIHFSKKFLNVFMSGRARSSSECWAQGKVGWWLPALAALPVSGAESFGLFSCMINGEEQEQTHRAVFRFVPRHADELELEVDDPLLVEVQAEDYWYEAYNMRTGDRGIFPAYYAIEVTKDPDHVTALAKSSDWVDQFRVKFLGSVQVPYHKGNDVLCAAMQKIATTRRLTVHFNPPSSCVLEISVRGVKIAVKADDSKEHSKVNKCSHFFQLKNISFCGYHPKNNKYFGFITKHPADHRFACHVFVSEESTKPLAESVGRAFQQFYKEYVEYTCPTEDIYLE
- the MAPK8IP1 gene encoding C-Jun-amino-terminal kinase-interacting protein 1 isoform X1; the encoded protein is MCAVPVLQLPPEPRDGSSGPRPRSPRPGGRLTHDISLEEFEDEDLSEITDECGISLHCKESLASRGHVSRAGGAARAAGGGEASRLQAEMLQLDLIDAAGDTPAEEQTAPEPLQKDPPAGTTEVYRPKRPTTLNLFPQVPRSQDTLNNNSLGKKHSWQERVSRSSSPLKTGEQTPPHDHVCLSDEVNHQNSTTSTKDRGTSTESPCRRTAATQMAPACVASSRPPEKHQAPSRAPPHGASVVVVTRGPEAHRDRIRYQTDVRLEATEEIYLTPVQKNSDPLENDKPFLSQSSENRMSISSDIDTSGYSALAGKTNPSISEEDEVLDYLSSPDKTNLPRASCGGGSGGSRPGHSLQRASVSSDTSALSYDSVKYTLVVDENVQLELVSLKQCYSGYSDESDSATVYDNCISSPYESAIGEEYEEDALKRDSVCLSEDSTPEADIHFSKKFLNVFMSGRARSSSECWAQGKVGWWLPALAALPVSGAESFGLFSCMINGEEQEQTHRAVFRFVPRHADELELEVDDPLLVEVQAEDYWYEAYNMRTGDRGIFPAYYAIEVTKDPDHVTALAKSSDWVDQFRVKFLGSVQVPYHKGNDVLCAAMQKIATTRRLTVHFNPPSSCVLEISVRGVKIAVKADDSKEHSKVNKCSHFFQLKNISFCGYHPKNNKYFGFITKHPADHRFACHVFVSEESTKPLAESVGRAFQQFYKEYVEYTCPTEDIYLE
- the MAPK8IP1 gene encoding C-Jun-amino-terminal kinase-interacting protein 1 isoform X5; translation: MQLPLKMESSTEEESWLEDQWEKWLTHDISLEEFEDEDLSEITDECGISLHCKESLASRGHVSRAGGAARAAGGGEASRLQAEMLQLDLIDAAGDTPAEEQTAPEPLQKDPPAGTTEVYRPKRPTTLNLFPQVPRSQDTLNNNSLGKKHSWQERVSRSSSPLKTGEQTPPHDHVCLSDEVNHQNSTTSTKDRGTSTESPCRRTAATQMAPACVASSRPPEKHQAPSRAPPHGASVVVVTRGPEAHRDRIRYQTDVRLEATEEIYLTPVQKNSDPLENDKPFLSQSSENRMSISSDIDTSGYSALAGKTNPSISEEDEVLDYLSSPDKTNLPRASCGGGSGGSRPGHSLQRASVSSDTSALSYDSVKYTLVVDENVQLELVSLKQCYSGYSDESDSATVYDNCISSPYESAIGEEYEEDALKRDSVCLSEDSTPEADIHFSKKFLNVFMSGRARSSSAESFGLFSCMINGEEQEQTHRAVFRFVPRHADELELEVDDPLLVEVQAEDYWYEAYNMRTGDRGIFPAYYAIEVTKDPDHVTALAKSSDWVDQFRVKFLGSVQVPYHKGNDVLCAAMQKIATTRRLTVHFNPPSSCVLEISVRGVKIAVKADDSKEHSKVNKCSHFFQLKNISFCGYHPKNNKYFGFITKHPADHRFACHVFVSEESTKPLAESVGRAFQQFYKEYVEYTCPTEDIYLE